A region from the Afifella aestuarii genome encodes:
- a CDS encoding acetolactate synthase 3 large subunit — protein MGKEMTGAEMVLQAMKDHGVKHIFGYPGGAALPIYDEIFQQEDIQHILVRHEQGAGHAAEGYARSSGKPGVVLVTSGPGATNMVTALTDAMMDSIPLVCITAQVPTHLIGSDGFQECDTVGITRPCTKYNWLVRDVNDLSRVLHDAFHVATTGRPGPVVVDIPKDVQFATGTYHTPDPAGRSSYQGYEPCMKGDENAIAHAVELMAHAKRPILYTGGGVINSGPEASQLLRELVAATGFPITSTLMGLGAYPASGRNWLGMLGMHGTYEANMAMHDCDVMVCIGARFDDRITGRTDAFSPGSKKIHVDIDPSSVNKNIRVDVPIIGDVTHVLKDMLAMWTARAPEPDLKAWWTQIETWKGRRSLAYRTNRDVIMPQYAIERLYQATKDRDTYITTEVGQHQMWAAQFYHFDAPNRWMTSGGLGTMGYGLPAALGVQVAHPDSLVVDIAGDASVLMTMQEMSTAVQHDLPIKIFILNNCYMGMVRQWQQLLHGNRLSNSYNESLPDFVKLAEAYGCVGLRADKPDELDDAIEEMISVRRPVLFDCRVANLENCFPMIPSGKAHNEMILPAESEGAEEAFAGGKALV, from the coding sequence ATGGGCAAGGAAATGACCGGCGCGGAGATGGTCCTGCAGGCGATGAAGGACCACGGGGTCAAGCATATCTTCGGCTACCCCGGCGGCGCTGCGCTACCGATCTACGACGAGATCTTCCAGCAGGAGGACATCCAGCACATCCTCGTTCGCCATGAGCAGGGCGCAGGCCATGCGGCGGAAGGCTATGCGCGTTCCTCCGGCAAGCCCGGCGTCGTTCTGGTGACCTCCGGGCCGGGGGCGACCAATATGGTGACGGCGCTGACCGATGCGATGATGGATTCCATCCCGCTCGTGTGCATCACCGCGCAGGTCCCCACCCATCTCATCGGCTCCGACGGGTTTCAGGAATGCGATACTGTCGGCATCACGCGGCCTTGCACCAAGTACAATTGGCTGGTGCGCGATGTGAACGATCTCTCGCGTGTCCTGCATGATGCCTTTCATGTCGCGACGACGGGCCGTCCGGGCCCGGTGGTCGTCGACATCCCGAAGGACGTGCAGTTTGCGACCGGCACTTATCACACGCCCGATCCGGCCGGACGGTCGAGCTATCAGGGCTACGAGCCGTGCATGAAGGGCGACGAGAACGCGATCGCGCATGCCGTCGAACTGATGGCGCATGCCAAGCGCCCGATCCTCTATACGGGCGGTGGCGTCATCAATTCCGGTCCGGAGGCGAGCCAGCTCTTGCGTGAGCTGGTGGCGGCGACGGGCTTTCCCATCACCTCAACCCTGATGGGGCTCGGCGCCTATCCGGCATCGGGGCGAAACTGGCTCGGCATGCTCGGCATGCACGGCACCTACGAAGCTAATATGGCGATGCACGATTGCGACGTGATGGTGTGCATCGGCGCGCGCTTCGACGACCGGATCACCGGGCGCACAGACGCCTTCTCGCCCGGCTCGAAGAAGATCCATGTCGATATCGACCCGTCCTCGGTCAACAAGAACATCCGCGTGGACGTGCCGATCATCGGCGATGTCACCCATGTTCTGAAAGACATGCTCGCCATGTGGACGGCGCGTGCGCCCGAGCCCGATCTCAAGGCCTGGTGGACGCAGATCGAAACCTGGAAGGGGCGGCGTTCGCTGGCCTATCGGACGAACCGTGACGTGATCATGCCGCAATATGCGATCGAGCGGCTCTATCAGGCGACGAAGGACCGCGACACCTACATCACGACGGAGGTCGGCCAGCACCAGATGTGGGCGGCGCAGTTCTATCACTTCGACGCGCCCAATCGCTGGATGACCTCCGGCGGGCTCGGCACGATGGGCTACGGTCTGCCGGCCGCCCTCGGCGTGCAGGTCGCGCATCCCGACAGTCTCGTCGTCGATATCGCCGGCGATGCGTCCGTGCTGATGACCATGCAGGAGATGTCGACGGCGGTGCAGCACGACCTGCCGATCAAGATCTTCATCTTGAACAATTGCTATATGGGCATGGTGAGACAGTGGCAGCAGCTTCTGCACGGCAATCGCCTGTCGAACTCGTACAATGAATCGCTGCCCGATTTCGTGAAGCTCGCCGAGGCCTATGGCTGCGTCGGGCTGCGCGCGGACAAGCCTGACGAGCTCGACGACGCGATCGAAGAGATGATTTCCGTGCGCCGGCCCGTCCTGTTCGACTGTCGCGTGGCCAATCTCGAAAATTGCTTCCCGATGATTCCATCCGGCAAGGCGCACAACGAGATGATCCTGCCAGCTGAATCTGAGGGGGCCGAAGAGGCTTTCGCCGGCGGCAAAGCGCTGGTTTGA